The following are from one region of the Halalkalicoccus subterraneus genome:
- a CDS encoding DUF7577 domain-containing protein, producing MLGTWTIEIAFALVTVQLLVVFYLAYRRRSASTPHDRADSTEHDGEDSRVECRECGAENDPGYQYCRECTVDLSGESIPGYRYHSPTERSL from the coding sequence ATGCTCGGGACCTGGACCATCGAGATCGCGTTCGCGCTCGTGACCGTCCAGCTGCTCGTGGTGTTCTACCTCGCGTATCGCCGCCGGTCCGCATCAACGCCACACGACCGAGCCGACTCCACCGAGCACGACGGCGAGGACTCGCGGGTCGAGTGTCGCGAGTGTGGGGCGGAAAACGACCCCGGTTACCAGTACTGTCGGGAGTGTACCGTGGACCTCTCGGGCGAGTCGATCCCCGGCTACCGGTATCACTCGCCTACCGAACGCTCGTTGTAG